A single genomic interval of Carassius auratus strain Wakin unplaced genomic scaffold, ASM336829v1 scaf_tig00030051, whole genome shotgun sequence harbors:
- the LOC113079997 gene encoding neuronal PAS domain-containing protein 4B-like, with product MYRSTKGASKARRDQINAEIRNLKDLLPISDADKARLSYLHIMSLACIYTRKSVFFSQVSAGHDVSGSILSLPELSDLLHTLPGFLLVLTSEGKLLHLSDNVAEHLGHSMVDLVAQSDSVYDIIDPADHFIMRGNLVPITTPDTDRLFRCRFSTSKFVRRQGSGNKLMLVRARCLPPPYHASVYWTSNSVWVCFCSPLESNVPQVSSARNPLPTPPAEQSFLLACFQSQHSRDMRIHAAQDSVSVYLGYDIETLRSCSWYSLIHPRDLSHASAQHCALLHEGGERQVEMVVQVEAADHSWVWLYIVLQLETGEYPINSHNYVISESEAWSVRQQLYSEQNQLALLYQEARQSSDPLSSPDQVFTPSSSGLSSQSFDFSFTTSGRSSSEELPSSSGPTSMALDPLQGFSQDEESHPQPQLHGSHQMWRSAMTVSAEHLSSINVPSLSTVPQTHIAPPPLPPYKAPPKRQNSEEFICTPPYTPRLGGGSFMFGDETFKSDQSNVVKMRQSITSAPLSASICPTQHCRKRLYETLPPTPDSPGSDECILMALPEIRGPLYIDVPHFPFHSPPEGLLTPEASPTKKPCLSFFPREDDTEREQREISLLAQYISTLAEGFCHSHPQNTLAPPHHASFEGPNSSLAHIDVFMFEEKAVDGIPLPNLPSTSATPPSPYSSEPSYPQHSPSRSSSVHTQEEARTLYGVHHLCSVQSAHRNRMAGGGPQEAERPDEDVEMMSSPGSTAAPALPALTPALPCSQSLLEELVTMEPVFGAAALITPAERQQDELYQLPHQGGQQIFYQDGTSDHMF from the exons ATGTATCGGTCCACTAAAGGAGCATCAAAGGCTCGGAGGGATCAAATCAACGCAGAAATTCGCAACCTGAAAGATCTTCTGCCCATCTCCGATGCCGACAAAGCTCGTCTTTCCTATCTTCACATCATGTCCCTAGCCTGCATTTACACAAGAAAGTCCGTCTTTTTCTCTCAAG TGTCAGCAGGTCATGACGTGAGCGGGAGCATCCTGTCTTTGCCAGAACTCTCGGATCTGCTACACACACTACCAGGGTTTCTCCTAGTGCTGACGAGTGAAGGAAAACTCCTGCATCTATCGGACAATGTCGCAGAGCACCTTGGCCATTCCATG GTGGATCTAGTGGCTCAAAGTGACAGCGTGTATGATATTATAGACCCAGCCGACCACTTCATCATGAGGGGTAACCTTGTGCCAATCACCACTCCTGACACAG ACCGTCTCTTTCGCTGCCGCTTCAGCACTTCGAAGTTTGTACGGCGGCAGGGATCAGGGAACAAACTGATGTTGGTTCGGGCACGCTGTCTGCCACCTCCATACCACGCATCCGTCTACTGGACCTCCAATTCAGTGTGGGTGTGTTTTTGCTCCCCACTGGAGTCCAACGTCCCCCAGGTTTCCTCAGCTAGGAATCCTCTCCCCACCCCTCCTGCGGAGCAGTCTTTCCTCCTGGCCTGTTTCCAGTCTCAACATAGCCGGGACATGAGAATCCATGCTGCTCAGGACAG tgTATCTGTATACCTTGGCTATGACATAGAGACTCTGCGCTCTTGCTCATGGTACAGTCTGATTCATCCTCGTGATCTGTCTCACGCCTCTGCACAACACTGCGCCCTGT TACATGAAGGTGGAGAGAGGCAGGTGGAGATGGTGGTCCAGGTTGAGGCAGCAGATCACTCCTGGGTCTGGCTTTACATTGTTCTTCAGTTGGAGACTGGAGAATATCCCATCAACAGCCACAACTACGTCATAAG TGAGTCTGAAGCCTGGTCGGTGCGTCAGCAGTTGTATTCAGAGCAGAACCAGCTGGCTCTCCTGTACCAGGAGGCACGCCAGAGCTCTGACCCCCTGTCCAGCCCAGACCAGGTCTTCACACCCAGCAGCAGTGGCCTGTCCTCCCAGTCCTTCGACTTCAGCTTCACCACTTCTGGCCGGAGCTCCTCGGAAGAGCTCCCTAGTAGCTCTGGCCCAACCAGCATGGCACTCGACCCCCTTCAGGGCTTTTCTCAGGATGAAGAGAGCCATCCACAACCACAACTGCATGGCAGTCACCAGATGTGGAGATCAGCCATGACCGTTTCTGCTGAACATCTGAGCAGCATTAATGTCCCAAGTCTTTCTACAGTTCCGCAAACCCATATTGCCCCTCCGCCCCTTCCACCATACAAAGCTCCTCCTAAGCGCCAAAACTCAGAGGAGTTTATTTGCACACCTCCTTACACCCCAAGACTCGGAGGGGGGAGTTTTATGTTTGGTGATGAAACCTTCAAATCAGACCAAAGCAATGTAGTCAAAATGAGGCAGTCTATAACCTCAGCACCCCTTTCCGCAAGCATCTGCCCCACTCAACACTGCCGCAAACGTCTATATGAAACACTACCACCTACTCCAGACAGCCCCGGCAGTGATGAATGCATTCTCATGGCGCTGCCGGAGATCAGAGGACCTCTGTACATAGACGTCCCTCATTTCCCATTCCACAGTCCACCCGAAGGCCTTTTAACCCCCGAGGCCTCGCCCACCAAAAAGCCCTGTTTGAGTTTCTTCCCTCGTGAAGACGATACCGAAAGAGAGCAAAGGGAGATCTCACTCCTGGCTCAGTATATTAGCACTTTAGCTGAAGGTTTCTGTCACAGCCACCCACAAAACACATTGGCTCCCCCTCATCACGCATCATTTGAAGGCCCAAACTCCTCACTGGCTCACATTGATGTCTTTATGTTTGAGGAGAAAGCAGTCGATGGCATCCCTCTTCCAAATCTGCCATCCACCTCCGCCACACCTCCCTCGCCTTACTCATCAGAGCCGTCCTATCCCCAGCACTCCCCGAGCCGCAGCTCCTCTGTCCACACGCAGGAGGAGGCGAGGACTCTGTATGGTGTACACCACCTCTGTAGCGTCCAGTCGGCGCACCGTAATCGTATGGCCGGGGGTGGGCCGCAGGAAGCCGAGAGACCCGACGAGGATGTGGAGATGATGTCCTCCCCAGGGTCCACCGCAGCTCCAGCACTTCCTGCCCTCACTCCTGCTCTGCCTTGTTCCCAGTCCCTCCTAGAGGAGCTGGTCACTATGGAACCTGTGTTTGGGGCAGCCGCCCTGATAACTCCTGCCGAGAGGCAACAAGATGAGTTGTATCAACTCCCTCATCAAGGCGGACAACAGATCTTCTACCAAG ATGGAACCAGTGATCACATGTTTTAA
- the LOC113080001 gene encoding EGF-containing fibulin-like extracellular matrix protein 2, whose product MKATYVLLCVGLVVLPATICQSPAERDSYTECTDGYEWDVQTQLCRDINECETIQQACQGEMKCFNHYGGYLCLPRSASVITAPEPSSQSEPSVPVESNEAFNPCPVGYRAQGESCVDIDECELDLHDCQPSQECINTVGTYTCQCPDGYSKIGIECVDIDECRYRYCQHRCVNVPGSFSCECEPGFQLAGNNRSCVDVNECEMGAPCQQRCYNSYGTFLCRCDQGYDLGPDGFSCNDIDECSYSSFLCQFQCVNEPGRFSCVCPEGYELVGTRLCQDVNECETGTHQCGEGQVCVNIHGGHQCVNSNRCQDPYVQVSENRCICPVVKSECRDLPFSIVHRYMSITSERSVPSDIFQIQATSVYPGAYNSFRIRSGDDNDDFYIRQINNISAMLVLAKAVTGPKEYVIDLEMVSVSPLVNYQTSSVLRLSVYVGPHAF is encoded by the exons ATGAAGGCCACATATGTGCTACTTTGCGTGGGTCTGGTTGTTCTTCCTGCTACAATCTGTCAGTCTCCTGCTGAACGGGACTCTTACACA GAGTGTACAGATGGCTATGAGTGGGACGTGCAGACTCAACTCTGTCGAG ACATAAACGAGTGTGAGACTATACAGCAGGCTTGTCAGGGAGAGATGAAATGCTTTAATCACTATGGTGGTTACCTGTGCCTTCCTCGCTCTGCCTCCGTGATCACTGCACCTGAGCcctccagccaatcagagccCAGTGTGCCTGTGGAGAGTAACGAGGCCTTTAACCCCTGTCCTGTAGGCTACAGGGCCCAAGGAGAGTCCTGTGTGG ACATTGATGAGTGTGAATTGGACTTGCATGACTGTCAGCCCAGCCAGGAATGCATCAACACCGTGGGCACCTACACATGTCAGTGCCCTGACGGCTACAGCAAGATTGGCATAGAGTGTGTGG ATATCGACGAGTGCAGGTACAGGTACTGTCAGCATCGCTGCGTGAATGTGCCAGGATCTTTCTCTTGTGAATGTGAGCCTGGCTTCCAATTGGCAGGAAACAACAGATCCTGTGTTG ATGTAAATGAGTGTGAGATGGGAGCACCTTGTCAACAAAGATGTTACAACAGTTATGGTACATTTCTGTGTCGCTGTGATCAAGGCTATGACCTGGGACCTGATGGCTTCTCATGCAATG ATATTGATGAGTGCAGCTATTCCAGTTTCCTTTGCCAGTTTCAGTGTGTGAACGAGCCAGGAAGATTCTCCTGTGTTTGTCCAGAAGGTTACGAGCTAGTTGGAACACGGCTCTGCCAGG atgtgaatgagtgtgagaCAGGCACTCATCAGTGTGGGGAGGGACAGGTCTGTGTGAACATCCATGGTGGACATCAATGTGTCAACTCCAACCGCTGCCAGGACCCTTACGTCCAGGTCTCAGAGAA TCGTTGTATATGTCCAGTGGTGAAGTCAGAGTGTCGTGACCTGCCTTTCTCCATTGTGCATCGATACATGAGCATCACCTCCGAACGCTCGGTTCCCTCTGACATCTTCCAGATCCAGGCCACCAGCGTCTATCCTGGAGCCTACAACTCCTTCCGCATTCGTTCTGGAGATGACAACGATGACTTCTACATTCGG CAAATCAACAACATCagtgccatgttggttttggccAAAGCAGTGACTGGACCGAAGGAGTACGTCATCGATCTGGAGATGGTGTCTGTCAGTCCTCTCGTGAACTACCAGACCAGCTCTGTTCTGCGTCTCTCTGTTTATGTTGGGCCTCATGCATtctga